Within Bacillota bacterium, the genomic segment CGGGGTTTTTATAATGAATAGGAGAAAGATTAACTTTGAAGTAAAAAAGTATAAACCTATCGAAATTTTTATTTCTATGCGTCCAAAACAGTGGATAAAAAACGGTTTTGTTTTTGCCGGACTGATTTTTTCGAAATCATTTTTTGATATGGAAGCTATTTTAAAAACAGTTTATGCATTTATTTTATTCTCTATAGTATCAGGAACAGCATATGTTGTAAATGATGTTGTTGACAGGAATAGGGATGCAGTACACCCATTAAAGTGTAAAAGGCCCATTACATCAGGAAGATTAAAACCTGTTGAAGCTCTTTTACCCCTATCGGTTTTTCTTGTAGTTGCCATTTATATATCATATAGATTGAATATGAAGTTTTTTTTAATACTTACGGCTTATTTCTTGCTTGTATTGGCTTACTCTATTGTGCTAAAGAATGTTGCTATTATCGATGTGATAATAATAGCATTAGGATTTGTTTTACGAACCCTAGGAGGAACTGCAATTATAAATGTAATAATATCTCCATGGCTGATTATGTGTACAACTTTTCTTGCTTTATTTTTAGCATTAAATAAAAGAAAAAATGAACTTGTCCTATTATCGGAAAATGCTGCAAATCATCGGGAAAACTTAGGGCAGTATACTTCGGAATTAATTGACCAAATGCTTCCGGTGGTAACTTCAGCAACCATAATGTCATATTCTCTCTACACATTTAGCTCAGGTAAGTCTCATTATATGATGTTTACAATACCCTTTGTGATATATGGGGTTTTTCGGTACCAATACCTGGTTTCTACAGGGGTGAAAGGAGGAAGTCCCGAAACTGTTTTTTTAAAAGATAAACCGTTATTATTAAATGTTATATTATGGATTGTCTCCTGTGTCATTATAGTGACGCTTTTTTATTAACTAACAAATAATGGATTATTGATTTATTCATATATGTATGTTACTATTTTATCTATGGATAATAAAATAGTAGAGATATTAGACTTTTTTAAAAATGGAGGAAAAAAGTTTTGTTGGGAAATACGCCTATTTTTGATGAAAATACTATATTTCGAAGTTTACGTAAGGATAACATGACTTTTTTGGAAGTTTATAATGAAATATTAAAGTTTATCAGTTCTGATACCGGGAGTTCCTATAAAATATCTATAGGTACAGACTCCCAGGTAGGGTCTGGAACTGTTTTTGTTTCTTGTATCCTTGTCCACAGGGTTGGCAAGGGAGCAATAGGTTTCCTCCATAAAAGTGAAATACCAAGGCAGGTAAAAAATTTAAGAGAAAAAATATACCTGGAAACATGTGCCAGCCTTCAATTGGCTTACCTGTTCGATGACGAAAAGATTGGTAATATTATAAAAACTGTTAAATCAGGAGGTAACCTGAGAGGGGTTACTTTTGAATTTCACATAGATGTAGGAACAAAAGGCCCTACCAAAACCCTTATTAACGAGATGGTCGGAATGGTAAAAGGCCTTAGTTTTGTTCCTAAAATAAAACCGGACAGCTATTGTGCAAGTTGTTTTGCAGACCGGTATACAAAAGCTATTTAATTTCCGTTAATAAATGCATGTCGTTCTTTTATAATAGAGAAAGCAAGTGGCTCAAATTCTTCACCGCACTTGCAACGGATTTTATATTTTGTACCCATAACGGAGGGTATAACAATGATTGAAATATCACTTTCCTTCTTTGACCCGTCATTCCCAAATTGTTCTAAAGCCATACTTACAAGGCCATTTTCAATTATTTCCTTGTTAGTATATCCTTTAATAACTTCTTTTGCTGTGCTGTGTTCCATGTAAGGACAATTATGGTATCTCATCCAGTCCAGTAATGCCTCTATTTCGCTCTGACGGATGGAAAACACCATAGGATAAATTCTTGAAGGTTTAACTTCATTGGTTTTGTTTGTTGACCCCAAAAACCACTTTATAAACATATTATACCCCAGCCTTCCATTTATATATCGTCAAACTTACTGTAAATTTGACTTAACAAATTGTAAATCATAGTTTACAAAATT encodes:
- a CDS encoding decaprenyl-phosphate phosphoribosyltransferase, encoding MNRRKINFEVKKYKPIEIFISMRPKQWIKNGFVFAGLIFSKSFFDMEAILKTVYAFILFSIVSGTAYVVNDVVDRNRDAVHPLKCKRPITSGRLKPVEALLPLSVFLVVAIYISYRLNMKFFLILTAYFLLVLAYSIVLKNVAIIDVIIIALGFVLRTLGGTAIINVIISPWLIMCTTFLALFLALNKRKNELVLLSENAANHRENLGQYTSELIDQMLPVVTSATIMSYSLYTFSSGKSHYMMFTIPFVIYGVFRYQYLVSTGVKGGSPETVFLKDKPLLLNVILWIVSCVIIVTLFY
- a CDS encoding ribonuclease H-like YkuK family protein, which codes for MLGNTPIFDENTIFRSLRKDNMTFLEVYNEILKFISSDTGSSYKISIGTDSQVGSGTVFVSCILVHRVGKGAIGFLHKSEIPRQVKNLREKIYLETCASLQLAYLFDDEKIGNIIKTVKSGGNLRGVTFEFHIDVGTKGPTKTLINEMVGMVKGLSFVPKIKPDSYCASCFADRYTKAI